From a single Nicotiana tabacum cultivar K326 chromosome 8, ASM71507v2, whole genome shotgun sequence genomic region:
- the LOC107818466 gene encoding protein SAR DEFICIENT 4-like, translating to MTPPPVFISSATLHTLLSHKSLIDHLQFSLPTLTSTTQSPLRHAHQTSPSTSLLLMPSWSCSPSLPYIGVKLVTYHPNNSTQNLPGVHASYVLFNSITGQTLATMDATELTVYRTACISALASNFLSRHDSETLLMIGAGTLAPHLIKAHLTVRPNLKKVIVWNRTAEKAKWVIEKLQSEGGFEGVSFESNGCLEEVVELGDIVSCATNSETPLVKGEKLKEGAHLDLVGSFKHSMRECDDEALKRGKVFVDNEAALVEAGELVGAFERGVITRDEIAGNLLELIKGEKNGRTTAEEITVFKSVGSAVVDLLTAQLAYETYTKSC from the coding sequence ATGACACCACCACCGGTCTTCATCTCCTCCGCCACTCTCCATACCCTCCTTTCTCACAAATCCCTCATCGACCACCTTCAATTTTCCCTCCCTACCTTAACTTCCACCACTCAATCCCCTCTTCGCCATGCCCACCAAACAAGCCCTTCCACTTCTCTCCTCCTTATGCCTTCTTGGTCTTGTTCCCCTTCACTTCCCTATATTGGTGTCAAGCTAGTCACTTATCACCCCAACAATTCCACCCAAAATTTACCTGGGGTTCACGCAAGTTATGTTCTTTTCAATTCCATCACTGGACAAACCTTAGCTACTATGGATGCCACTGAACTCACTGTCTACCGAACTGCTTGCATCTCAGCTTTAGCTTCTAACTTCTTATCAAGACACGATTCTGAAACCCTTTTGATGATTGGTGCTGGTACTTTAGCACCACACTTGATCAAGGCACATCTAACAGTTAGGCCAAATTTGAAGAAAGTGATAGTATGGAACAGAACTGCTGAAAAGGCAAAATGGGTGATTGAAAAATTGCAAAGTGAAGGTGGATTTGAAGGGGTGAGTTTTGAGAGTAATGGGTGTCTTGAGGAAGTTGTGGAGTTGGGAGATATAGTGAGTTGTGCAACGAATTCGGAGACGCCATTGGTGAAGGGGGAGAAGCTTAAAGAAGGGGCGCATTTGGATTTGGTTGGATCATTTAAGCATTCGATGAGAGAGTGCGATGATGAAGCGTTGAAGAGGGGGAAAGTGTTTGTTGATAACGAGGCTGCGTTGGTAGAGGCAGGGGAATTAGTAGGTGCATTTGAGAGAGGGGTTATTACAAGGGATGAGATTGCTGGGAACTTGTTGGAATTGATCAAGGGAGAAAAGAACGGCAGAACAACTGCTGAGGAGATTACTGTGTTTAAATCTGTTGGTTCTGCTGTTGTTGATCTTCTCACTGCTCAACTGGCATATGAGACTTATACGAAAAGTTGTTAG
- the LOC107818465 gene encoding uncharacterized protein At3g49140-like isoform X1 → MLTVEHAAATVRFSAVNFDATSRRLSHSVSFFIPRDKFGRLADNCAGGGRRTCKDKNGGIKATAKDHFSSGSEPVKQSTSYHPSEDIGELELMENEDAQLKPAECSRTIIEVNSKATLMFSSAVSDVMHANIFWPDLPYTTDELGNVYFQVKNDEDVLKNPTEEETVVQVIIGLDTSEMMSEMKSSGQSETDYHIDEFDDEGVDIDDLDDIDEDDDDDDNEDDDDNDDESDWVSILDDEEDQNGDPDLGDWATLETMRSSHPIDFAKAITEVVTDDPIDFMDQPPAGLAIQGVLRPAFPEEHASIPKQISEHKSNDAGIDQIEKVAEYKQNCSVQVNGHKHESGSSQDGPSCPEELEKDETLGNGTSFYKLEMIKIQLISSHGHQILVELDDFSQAKPDAIAHSAANIISRLKAVGENTTQALRSLCWRCKGIQVEEVALIGVDSLGFDLRVCSGAQVQTLRFSFKKQASSEYSAERQLNDLLYPRFHPKLQKQETHQAES, encoded by the exons ATGCTAACGGTAGAACATGCCGCTGCCACCGTCCGTTTCTCCGCTGTGAACTTCGACGCCACCTCCCGCCGTTTATCTCATTCCGTCAGCTTCTTCATACCTCG GGATAAATTTGGAAGATTGGCGGACAATTGTGCTGGTGGTGGAAGAAGAACGTGCAAGGACAAAAATGGAGGAATTAAAGCAACTGCAAAGGATCATTTTAGCTCCGGTTCGGAGCCAGTAAAACAGAGTACATCATATCATCCGTCTGAGGACATTGGGGAGTTGGAACTAATGGAGAATGAGGATGCTCAACTCAAGCCAGCTGAATGTTCTAGGACAATTATTGAG GTAAATAGCAAAGCGACACTCATGTTTTCAAGTGCAGTCAGTGATGTAATGCATGCGAACATTTTCTGGCCAGATTTGCCTTATACAACTGATGAACTCGGAA ATGTCTACTTTCAAGTAAAGAACGACGAAGATGTTCTGAAAAATCCAACAGAAGAAGAAACTGTTGTG CAAGTAATTATTGGCTTAGATACATCCGAAATGATGAGTGAGATGAAGTCATCAGGTCAATCTGAAACTGATTACCACATAGATGAATTTGATGACGAGGGTGTCGATATAGATGATTTAGATGACATTGATGAagacgacgatgatgatgataatgaggatgatgatgataatgatgatgaatCG GATTGGGTTTCCAttcttgatgatgaagaagatcaGAATGGGGATCCTGACTTGGGGGATTGGGCTACGTTAGAGACAATGCGTTCCTCTCATCCAATAGACTTTGCCAAAGCAATTACTGAG GTTGTGACAGATGATCCTATAGATTTTATGGACCAGCCTCCTGCAGGTCTTGCTATACAAGGCGTTCTAAGGCCAGCATTCCCTGAAGAGCACGCTTCCATTCCAAAGCAGATATCTGAACATAAATCAAATGATGCTGGTATAGACCAAATAGAAAAAGTTGCAGAATATAAGCAAAACTGTAGTGTTCAAGTCAATGGCCACAAACATGAAAGTGGATCTTCGCAAGATGGCCCAAGTTGTCCAGAGGAATTGGAGAAGGACGAAACCCTTGGAAATGGAACTTCATTTTACAAGCTAGAGATGATTAAAATTCAGTTAATTTCTTCACATGGGCATCAA ATCTTAGTGGAGTTAGATGATTTTAGTCAAGCTAAACCTGATGCAATAGCGCATTCAGCTGCCAACATTATATCGCGGCTTAAAGCTGTAGGAGAAAACACCACACAGGCTCTCAGATCTCTCTGTTGGAGATGCAAGGGAATTCAAGTGGAG GAAGTGGCTCTGATTGGTGTAGACAGCCTTGGTTTTGACCTGAGAGTTTGCTCTGGAGCACAAGTTCAGACACTGCGGTTTTCCTTTAAAAAGCAG GCCTCCTCGGAGTATAGTGCTGAAAGACAATTAAATGATCTGCTGTATCCAAGGTTCCACCCTAAGTTACAGAAGCAAGAAACTCACCAAGctgaatcatga
- the LOC107818465 gene encoding uncharacterized protein At3g49140-like isoform X2 has translation MENEDAQLKPAECSRTIIEVNSKATLMFSSAVSDVMHANIFWPDLPYTTDELGNVYFQVKNDEDVLKNPTEEETVVQVIIGLDTSEMMSEMKSSGQSETDYHIDEFDDEGVDIDDLDDIDEDDDDDDNEDDDDNDDESDWVSILDDEEDQNGDPDLGDWATLETMRSSHPIDFAKAITEVVTDDPIDFMDQPPAGLAIQGVLRPAFPEEHASIPKQISEHKSNDAGIDQIEKVAEYKQNCSVQVNGHKHESGSSQDGPSCPEELEKDETLGNGTSFYKLEMIKIQLISSHGHQILVELDDFSQAKPDAIAHSAANIISRLKAVGENTTQALRSLCWRCKGIQVEEVALIGVDSLGFDLRVCSGAQVQTLRFSFKKQASSEYSAERQLNDLLYPRFHPKLQKQETHQAES, from the exons ATGGAGAATGAGGATGCTCAACTCAAGCCAGCTGAATGTTCTAGGACAATTATTGAG GTAAATAGCAAAGCGACACTCATGTTTTCAAGTGCAGTCAGTGATGTAATGCATGCGAACATTTTCTGGCCAGATTTGCCTTATACAACTGATGAACTCGGAA ATGTCTACTTTCAAGTAAAGAACGACGAAGATGTTCTGAAAAATCCAACAGAAGAAGAAACTGTTGTG CAAGTAATTATTGGCTTAGATACATCCGAAATGATGAGTGAGATGAAGTCATCAGGTCAATCTGAAACTGATTACCACATAGATGAATTTGATGACGAGGGTGTCGATATAGATGATTTAGATGACATTGATGAagacgacgatgatgatgataatgaggatgatgatgataatgatgatgaatCG GATTGGGTTTCCAttcttgatgatgaagaagatcaGAATGGGGATCCTGACTTGGGGGATTGGGCTACGTTAGAGACAATGCGTTCCTCTCATCCAATAGACTTTGCCAAAGCAATTACTGAG GTTGTGACAGATGATCCTATAGATTTTATGGACCAGCCTCCTGCAGGTCTTGCTATACAAGGCGTTCTAAGGCCAGCATTCCCTGAAGAGCACGCTTCCATTCCAAAGCAGATATCTGAACATAAATCAAATGATGCTGGTATAGACCAAATAGAAAAAGTTGCAGAATATAAGCAAAACTGTAGTGTTCAAGTCAATGGCCACAAACATGAAAGTGGATCTTCGCAAGATGGCCCAAGTTGTCCAGAGGAATTGGAGAAGGACGAAACCCTTGGAAATGGAACTTCATTTTACAAGCTAGAGATGATTAAAATTCAGTTAATTTCTTCACATGGGCATCAA ATCTTAGTGGAGTTAGATGATTTTAGTCAAGCTAAACCTGATGCAATAGCGCATTCAGCTGCCAACATTATATCGCGGCTTAAAGCTGTAGGAGAAAACACCACACAGGCTCTCAGATCTCTCTGTTGGAGATGCAAGGGAATTCAAGTGGAG GAAGTGGCTCTGATTGGTGTAGACAGCCTTGGTTTTGACCTGAGAGTTTGCTCTGGAGCACAAGTTCAGACACTGCGGTTTTCCTTTAAAAAGCAG GCCTCCTCGGAGTATAGTGCTGAAAGACAATTAAATGATCTGCTGTATCCAAGGTTCCACCCTAAGTTACAGAAGCAAGAAACTCACCAAGctgaatcatga